Genomic DNA from Shouchella patagoniensis:
GAACAGCAAAAAGGATAGAGGAAAGCAGAAGCACATACCGAAAAGGAAGTGGTCCTCTTCCCATTTTTGTTCCTTTGATTGGTTGTTTCCTAAAACGCTTCAAAAAACCCACCTCCTCTAAACATCTTTATGCAAGAGAAGTTGGGCTTTGACCTATTATTTTAGGACTTGCGGGTGTAAGTCCTATATTCATGGGGATAGCGATTTTTTTCATCCATTGTTCCAGGAATTGCTTCCGTCAATTCCCATTCACTATCATCAAGTGAGGGAACAAATGTGTCCGCTTCAAAGACATGGTCAATGACTGTCACAATTTGTTTATCACAAAGATCCCAAAACAGTTTAAAGATTTCCGTACCGCCTATAATATAGACATCTTCTTGTTCGCTCAGTTTTTGTACTTCTTCAACACTGTTAAAAACTTCAGCACCATTTGCATCAAAATCTTTATTTCGAGTCAAAACTATGTTTCGCCTTTTAGGCAGCGGACCATTCATTGAATCAAATGTTTTTCTTCCCATTACAATCGTTTTTCCGATTGTCGTTCGTTTAAAATGTTGCAAGTCAGCTGGCAGGTGCCAAGGCATATCATTGTCTTTACCAATCGCGTAGTTACGGTCCCTAGCATACACAAAATAAATCATACAGACACCTCTGCTTTAATATGTGGATGAGCTTCATATCCTTGTAACTCAAAATCTTTAAACGTAAAAGCAAAAAGGTCAGTAACTTCAGGATTTAACACCATTTTTGGCAACGGAAGTGGATCCCTCGTTAACTGCAACTTCGCCTGTTCTATGTGGTTCGAGTAAAGATGTGCATCACCGAATGTGTGAACAAACTCACCAGGTTTTAGACCACATACTTGAGCAATCATCATTGTAAGCAAAGCGTAAGATGCAATATTAAATGGAACACCTAAAAAGACATCTGCACTACGTTGGTACAATTGACAAGAGAGTTTACCGTCATTTACATAGAATTGGAATAAACAATGACAAGGCGCTAAAGCCATATCATCTATTTCAGCAACGTTCCATGCATTAACGATTAACCGTCTTGAATCTGGATTATTTTTAATTTGATCAACGACATGAGCAATTTGATCAATCGTTTTTCCATTAGCTCCTTCCCAAGAGCGCCACTGTTTTCCGTAAACAGGGCCCAGTTCACCGTTTTCATCTGCCCATTCATTCCAAATACGCACTCCATTTTCCTGCAAATAAGCGACATTCGTATCGCCTTTTAAAAACCATAGTAATTCGTGAATAATAGAACGCAAGTGTACTTTTTTTGTTGTAATAACAGGGAAACCTTCTTCTAAGTCAAACCGCATTTGATAACCAAATGTGCTAATTGTACCAGTGCCTGTCCGGTCTGATTTTTGCGAGCCGTTTGTTAAAACGTGCTCGCACAACTGTAAATATTGCTGCATTGATTGCTTCATCCCCTCGTTTAAACTTCTGCTTGCTTCATTAGTAGCAATGCATCTTTGCCCTTCGTTCCTTTTTTAATTCCTAGCTCTTCACACTTAAATGTAACTGATTCAAGTGGTGCATCAAGTAATTGTTCAATTGTACGGACACCTACTGCTCGACCGGCAATGATCTCTCGTTCCTTTAATTTCTCATTTAACAGCGCCACATCTAGCGCACCACACATTATATAGCCATGATCACACGTGACTGCCATAAAATTTGTTTTAGGTAATTTTAAAGTAATTGCCAGGAATTGTTCACCCTCAATTACTAACGGCTGTACATCAATCATCTCACTCACTCCTTCAACATGCGTCTTCTCACACCATATGAAGGAGATAAGCCGTTAGTTCCTTTTTTTCAACATTGATAATAAGATATCACGCAAAAATTCTGGAAGCAAATAGTCTTTATTGGATGATGCTGCAATTTTAGGAAATAAAAACCCAAACGTATACATATCAAGCGTCGCTAATTTGTAAGTCTTATCTGTTTTAACAGGCTCTCCTAGTACATCTATGCCATTTACATTAATTTCAATACCAGTATATATCATTGTACCGAGCACTTTTCCGCGAAAACCAAACCCTTTTAGTGCTAGCTGTACAATGTCATCCGTTTGTGCACGTTCAATCGTTTCAATTAATTCAGCGCCAGTTAATTCAACGATACATGGATTGATCGGGTGTGGACAAACTCGGTGAATATCTCCAAATGAGATTGGACCTTTTTCTAGTGTTTCTAATAACACTCCCGCATTCATCATGCCAATATCGAGCCCACACCAGTTTGTTAGCTCATCACACAATGCTTGTGGTCCAATTGATTGCTCAAACCATTTCACAGGCAATGTAGTTTTCAAATAAACAGCAGATTTCTGCAAGGCAATGTTCGCCTGATTTTCTAAGTTTAAAAGCAGCACTTTCGTGTTTGGATCTTCAACAAAATGATTAGGATCAAGTAATTCTTCTTCTTTATACCTAAGTGCTCGTCCTTTAAATGTTAGTGATAATTTCCCTAAGTATTGACCATGCTTACCTGCTTGACAAATCAAAGTCCCATTTATACGCTTTCCGCCTTGAAGAACATTGTGTGTATGGGCACCAATGATGACATCAATTTCTGAAACCGACTCTGCAATTAATTCATCTTTCGGTAATCCTAAATGAGATAATAAAATGATGGCGTCTGTTTTTTTTGAGACAGCTTTCACTATATCCTTCAATTTATCCAATGAGAAAGATACGTCCCAGCCTAGCTGCTCGTAAAAATGAACCATTGCGGCTGTGTAGCCAATATATGCAACTTTTAAACCATTTTCCATTTCATCTATCCAATATGGTAAGGCCCATTCTGGACGCTCCCCAACATCTAGATCGATTAAATTTGCTGCAAGCAATTTAAAGTTTGCTTGACTATACATAGAATGGAGCATTTCCTTTGAAAATGTAACCCCTTCGTTGTTACCAATTGCAGCAAAATCCACGCCCGCTTCATTTAATAATTGAATGTTCCCTTGACCTACTGTTGCCTCTGTCATTGGATTAGCACGATCTGCATGATCACCTAAATCGACATAGCGTGTATTCGTATCTCGTTCTTTTTTTATATGAGAAACAATTTTAGCCCAGTTTACAAACCCACTATGAATATCATTCGTATGGAAGATAGTAATTTTAATTGTATTGACCACCTAAAGCCTCCTATCCTAACCAGTCAAACAGCTATACGATCCCTTGATAGATAAACTGAAGTGCTAGTCCTATAAAAACAATGCGCATGACGTTAATGAGCAATTTCGAATCCATTCGTTTATTCAACCATACTCCAGCTTTTCCACCAAACCAAGCACCTGGCAATAGTGCAAGCACGTACCGCCAATGGATATGGTCCGCGACTAAATGAGCACTTGTTCCAATAATTGCTGAAAATAATACAACAAGCATTCTGTTGCAGCTGCAATCTTTGCAGGAAAGCCAAACCAAACAATCATTACAGGAACCATTGATGCTCCTCCACCAACGCCAAATAAACTGGAGAGAAAACCAACAATTAAAAGTAAAACACTCATCATATGTGGAACCCGCTTTCTAAAATAAATCGAGTTGTCTTGGTGCTAAGTCTGAATAATGAATGTTCATTCGTTCAATAAGAGTTCGGGCATTCCCCGCTGCATGACCACCCGAATTATTATTAAATACAACGTACACATCTTCACTTTGTTTTTTTAATTGCTGTAATTTCTCCACCCACTCATTCATTTCAAATAGATTATAATCATATAAATATCGAACTTCACGCCACGTCTCTCCTTGACGTGGGCCATTCCACCCATGTACATTTCGACCGTGCAAGCGGACAAGAGTCTTTCCTTTATGAGTCGCTTCAAGAACTGTTGGGACAGAACCAGGACCCGCTTGAGGCTCATCACAGATGCTATGAATCCAATTGTCTTCTTTCATATAAGCAAGTGTTTTTTCTTTAAACTCCGGCGCAAACCAAGACTGGTGACGGAATTCTAACGCAACTGGATACTGTTTAAGTTGATTTTTTACATATCGTAACAATTGAACATGCTTTGCTTGCACATCAAACCAAGGTGGAAACTGGCAGAGAACCATTGCCAATTTATCTGCTTGAATGAGCGGTTCTAACGATTCTTTAAATGCAGTGAACATGTCCTCTTTAGAGGAATACTTCGATTCACCCCGCTGATGCCCCGTTATTTCTTGATATGCTTTTACAATAAACTGGAATGATGTTGGCGTTTCTCTAATCCATTTTTCCATTGAAGAAACAGGTTGAACGGCATAAAAGGAAGAATCCAGCTCGACAATTGGAAAATAGCCCGCATATGTCCCTAGTTTTTCAGTAGGTTTCGCACCCTCGTACAAGCTATAATGGTCCCCCCATCCTGTCAAACCTATGTAAATCATGTTCAGACCCCTCCAGCTTTATTTCCTTTATTCTAACGCAAAAGCAAATGAAATGCGATAACCAGGCAACGATCTGTATCGATCCAGAAACAAGTTTTGATTGAAAAGATTCTTCATCTTTAATCATTAATCTTTTCTGAATAATAAGATATAATAACATGATTTAAACAACGCGAGTTTTATAAAAAAAACCCCCTTATTTGAATAAGGGGGTTACTCCTTTTTAGCCAATCGAACCTTCCATTTCGAACTTGATAAGACGGTTCATTTCGACCGCATATTCCATCGGAAGTTCTTTTGTAAACGGCTCGATGAAGCCCATTACGATCATTTCAGTTGCTTCTTCTTCTGAAATTCCACGGCTCATCAAGTAAAATAGCTGATCTTCTGATACTTTTGAAACCGTTGCTTCGTGCTCAAGTGTAATATTATTGTTCAAGATTTCATTGTAAGGAATCGTATCGGATGTTGATTCATTATCCATGATGAGCGTGTCACACTCAATCTTAGATTTTGAACCATCTGACTTACGTCCGAAGTGACAAATTCCACGATACGTCACTTTACCACCTTGTTTTGAAATCGATTTAGAAACAATTGTTGAAGAACAATTTGGCGCAAGATGAGTTACTTTTGCACCAGCATCTTGATGTTGTCCCTTACCAGCAATTGCAATAGAAAGGATTGTTCCTTTAGCGCCTTCACCACGCATGATAACAGCAGGATACTTCATTGTTAACTTCGAACCAATATTGCCATCTACCCATTCCATTGTTGCACCTTTATCAGCTACTGCACGTTTTGTAACTAAGTTAAATACGTTAGGCGCCCAGTTTTGGATTGTTGTATAGCGACAATAAGCATTGTCTTTAACAATAATTTCAACAACTGCACTATGAAGTGAATTCGTTGTGTAAACAGGAGCCGTACAACCTTCTACATAGTGTACAGAACTATCCTCGTCCGCAATAATAAGCGTACGTTCAAATTGCCCCATGTTTTCAGAGTTGATTCGGAAATAAGCTTGAAGTGGCGTATCAACCTTTACACCTTTAGGTACATAGATAAACGATCCACCAGACCATACAGCTGAATTTAGCGCTGAGAATTTGTTATCAGCAGCCGGAATGACAGTAGCAAAGTGCTTTCTAAAGATCTCCTCATTCTCCTTAAGCGCTGTATCTGTATCTTTAAAAACAACACCTAAATCTTCAAGATCTTCTTTCATATTGTGATATACAACTTCTGATTCGTATTGAGCAGAAACACCAGCTAGATATTTTTGTTCTGCTTCAGGAATTCCCAGCTTGTCAAACGTATTTTTAATTTCTTCTGGAACTTCGTCCCAAGAACGCTCTGTTTTGTCTGATGCTTTTACATAATACGTAATATCATCAAAATTCAGTTCCGACATATCCCCGCCCCATTGAGGCATTGGCATTTTATAAAACTGTTCAAGAGATTTTAAGCGGAAATCAAGCATCCACTGAGGCTCGCTTTTCATACGAGAGATTTCTTCAACAATTTCCTTTGTTAATCCACGCCCTGAACGGAAGATTGACACATCGCGATCCGAAAAACCGTATTTGTATTCACCGATATCTGGCATTTTTTTCGCCATTCGGAATCCCTCCTAATAATTATGATGAATGATTTTCGTCCAAACCTTTCTCAAGTGCTTTCCACGCTAGTGTTGCGCATTTGATCCGTGCCGGAAACTTCGTTACGCCCGATAATGCTTCGATGTCACCTAAGTCGAATTCCTCTTCATCATAGTCTTTTCCTAACATCATATCTGAAAAAAGTGTTGATAATGCCAATGCTTTATCTACTGACAAACCCTTTACAGCTTGGGTCATCATCGATGCAGAAGCAAGGCTGATGGAACAACCTTCCCCTGTAAACAATGCACGTTCAACCTTTCCATCTTTCACTTCCATCTGAACTTGAATTCGGTCCCCACATGTAGGATTGTTCAAGTTTACAGTTAACGCATCGCCCTCAATCTCGCCGCGATTTCGTGGATTTTTGTAATGATCCATAATTACTTGGCGGTAAAGGGTATCAAGATCACGAGAAGACATCGCCAAAATACTCCTTTGCCTTGACTAATCCGTTTGCTAGAGCATCTATATCTTCCTTTGTATTGTACACATAGTAGCTAGCACGTGCCGTTGCAACGACATTTAGCCACTTCATTAATGGCTGTGCACAATGATGACCTGCACGAACAGCAATTCCTTCCGCATCAAGAACAGTCGCGACATCATGGGGATGTACATCTCCTAGTTGGAAAGTAACAACACCAGCGCGTTCCTTTGGACCAAAAATCGTTAGATCTTTTAAATCCGCTAGCCGTTCAAACGAATAGTCAACGAGTTCTTTTTCATGTTGCTCAATTTCATTAAAACCTAAATCCGATACAAAATCAATGGCTGCACCAAAACCAATTGCTCCTGCGATAATTGGTGTGCCTCCTTCAAATTTCCACGGCAGCTCTTTCCAAGTTGAATCGTGTAAACCGACAAAGTCAATCATTTCGCCGCCAAAGTCAATCGGCTCCATCTTTTCAAGCAGTTCTTTTCTGCCATATAAAGCACCAATTCCAGTTGGCCCACCCATTTTGTGGCCAGAAAAAGCAAAGAAATCACATCCAAGCTCTTTTATATCCACTTCAATATGCGGTGCACTTTGAGCACCATCCACTGCCATAATGGCTCCATTCTTATGGGCAATCTTTGCAATATCAGAAATTGGATTTATTGTTCCAAGCACATTCGATACATGCATCACTGAAACAATTTTTGTGCGTTCAGTGATCGTTTTTTCAACATCAACCAGATCTATCGTACCATCTGCTTGAAGGGGAATATACTTAAGTACTGCCCCTTTTCGTTTTGCAAGTTGTTGCCAAGGAATAATATTAGAATGGTGCTCCATTGGCGTGATAACAATCTCGTCACCTTCACTAACATGGTCATTACCATAACTTTGCGCAACAAGGTTTAAAGCAGTAGTTGTCCCACGCGTAAACACAATCTCCGCAACTTCATCCGCATTGAGGAAAGCCCGTACTTTTTCTCGGGCACCCTCATATTCATCTGTTGCAATCGTCCCAAGTGTATGAACACCACGGTGAACATTGGAATTATAACGACGATAATAATCATCTAATTTCTCAATCACTTGTATAGGCTTCTGTGAAGTCGCTGCACTATCGAGATACACAAGAGGGTTTCCATTAACCTGTTGATCAAGAATCGGAAACAGCTTCTTTATCTCTTTTGCATTCATCGTTTTGCCTTTCTCTCAATCACATTGCGCATCTGTTTACGAACGGACTCGACCGGTAGTTGAGCAACAACTGGCTCAAGAAACCCGTGAATAACCAGGCGTTCAGCTTCAATCCGGGATAATCCACGACTCATCAAATAAAACATTTGAAGTGGATCGATACGCCCAACTGACGCAGCGTGTCCTGCCGTTACATCATCTTCATCAATTAGAAGAATTGGATTTGCATCACCACGAGCACGTTCGCCTAACATTAAAATACGCTCTGTTTGCTCACCATGAGATTTTGTAGCGGCTTTTTCAATTTTAGAAATGCCATTAAAAATACCTAGAGCACGTCCAGTCATAACACCATGCTTCAGAATGTATCCTTCTGAATGCTTGCCATAATGTTTAATCAGCGTTGTAAAGTTTTGCTTTTGCTCTCCTGTTCCAACAGTAACAAGTTTTGCATCTGCATATGAACCATCGCCAACTAAATACGTTGTGTTATCTGCAATTGTATCGCCATCATTCATTTGACCAAGAGCCCAGTCAATTCGCCCATCACGACCAACATGGCCACGACGAACAACAAACGTTGTTGCCGTTTCATTAAGTGTATCAACACCGCCGAATGAAACGCGAGCCCCAGCACCTACATAAACTTCTGCTACAATATTAACCACTTTTGCTCCCTCACCATATGCTGCATAATTCTCAACATACGTAACAGAACTATTGTCTTCAGCAACAATTAGCACATGATTAAACAATCCGCCGTTTTCTGCTGAAACAGCGTATAACGCTTGTAGTGGAACATCAACATGTATGTTTTTAGGTACGTAAACAAACACGCCACCTTCCATCAGGGCTGTATGCATTGCCATTAGTTTGTCTTCGTCTGGAGTTGCTGCTTCTGTTAATAAATACTTTTTAACAAGGTCTCCATGTTCAACAACGGCTGTTGCCATATCCGTAAAGATAACACCTTTTTCTGCTAACTCAACTGCATTTGTTTGATAAACCGTCTGCGCATTATCCTGGACGAGTAAACTATTACCTGATGCATCTTCATCCACATACTCACGAATATCGCTTGATAACTCATCAACATTGGTAACAACCTTAGATTGCCCTAAGTCTTGTGTAAAAGTAGTAAAGTCCCAATTATGAATCTTTGTTTTATCTGGTTTTGGAAGCTCTAATGTTTCCATTTTATTTAATGCAGCTACACGTAATTCAGTTAGCCACTTTGGTTCATTCTTCGACTCGGACCGCTTAGTAAGTTCTTCTAGTCCGATGATTGCATTCGTCTCAACTGACATACATACCATCCTTTGCTGTTTTATCGTTAAAGCTCACAACTGGTTATTATGCTTTTTGGCTTGCGTCTACGCGCTCATCTTCAATGCCAAGTTCTTCTTTAATCCAGTCGTACCCTTCTGCTTCAAGACGTTCAGCAAGCTCTGCTCCGCCAGATTTCACAATGCGTCCTTGCATCATTACATGAACTTTATCCGGCGTAATGTAATCAAGCAAACGTTGATAGTGGGTAATAATTAAGCAACCAAATTCTTCGCCGCGCATTTGGTTTACACCTTCGGCAACCACTTTAAGAGCATCGATATCGAGACCTGAATCAATCTCATCTAAAATTGCAATGCGTGGGTCTAACATTAAAAGCTGAAGAATTTCATTACGTTTTTTCTCTCCACCAGAAAAACCTTCGTTTAAGTAACGTTGAGCAAATGATTGATCCAT
This window encodes:
- a CDS encoding dihydrofolate reductase, with amino-acid sequence MIYFVYARDRNYAIGKDNDMPWHLPADLQHFKRTTIGKTIVMGRKTFDSMNGPLPKRRNIVLTRNKDFDANGAEVFNSVEEVQKLSEQEDVYIIGGTEIFKLFWDLCDKQIVTVIDHVFEADTFVPSLDDSEWELTEAIPGTMDEKNRYPHEYRTYTRKS
- a CDS encoding thymidylate synthase, whose product is MQQYLQLCEHVLTNGSQKSDRTGTGTISTFGYQMRFDLEEGFPVITTKKVHLRSIIHELLWFLKGDTNVAYLQENGVRIWNEWADENGELGPVYGKQWRSWEGANGKTIDQIAHVVDQIKNNPDSRRLIVNAWNVAEIDDMALAPCHCLFQFYVNDGKLSCQLYQRSADVFLGVPFNIASYALLTMMIAQVCGLKPGEFVHTFGDAHLYSNHIEQAKLQLTRDPLPLPKMVLNPEVTDLFAFTFKDFELQGYEAHPHIKAEVSV
- a CDS encoding YunC family protein — protein: MIDVQPLVIEGEQFLAITLKLPKTNFMAVTCDHGYIMCGALDVALLNEKLKEREIIAGRAVGVRTIEQLLDAPLESVTFKCEELGIKKGTKGKDALLLMKQAEV
- a CDS encoding bifunctional metallophosphatase/5'-nucleotidase gives rise to the protein MVNTIKITIFHTNDIHSGFVNWAKIVSHIKKERDTNTRYVDLGDHADRANPMTEATVGQGNIQLLNEAGVDFAAIGNNEGVTFSKEMLHSMYSQANFKLLAANLIDLDVGERPEWALPYWIDEMENGLKVAYIGYTAAMVHFYEQLGWDVSFSLDKLKDIVKAVSKKTDAIILLSHLGLPKDELIAESVSEIDVIIGAHTHNVLQGGKRINGTLICQAGKHGQYLGKLSLTFKGRALRYKEEELLDPNHFVEDPNTKVLLLNLENQANIALQKSAVYLKTTLPVKWFEQSIGPQALCDELTNWCGLDIGMMNAGVLLETLEKGPISFGDIHRVCPHPINPCIVELTGAELIETIERAQTDDIVQLALKGFGFRGKVLGTMIYTGIEINVNGIDVLGEPVKTDKTYKLATLDMYTFGFLFPKIAASSNKDYLLPEFLRDILLSMLKKRN
- a CDS encoding DUF72 domain-containing protein, coding for MIYIGLTGWGDHYSLYEGAKPTEKLGTYAGYFPIVELDSSFYAVQPVSSMEKWIRETPTSFQFIVKAYQEITGHQRGESKYSSKEDMFTAFKESLEPLIQADKLAMVLCQFPPWFDVQAKHVQLLRYVKNQLKQYPVALEFRHQSWFAPEFKEKTLAYMKEDNWIHSICDEPQAGPGSVPTVLEATHKGKTLVRLHGRNVHGWNGPRQGETWREVRYLYDYNLFEMNEWVEKLQQLKKQSEDVYVVFNNNSGGHAAGNARTLIERMNIHYSDLAPRQLDLF
- the sufB gene encoding Fe-S cluster assembly protein SufB translates to MAKKMPDIGEYKYGFSDRDVSIFRSGRGLTKEIVEEISRMKSEPQWMLDFRLKSLEQFYKMPMPQWGGDMSELNFDDITYYVKASDKTERSWDEVPEEIKNTFDKLGIPEAEQKYLAGVSAQYESEVVYHNMKEDLEDLGVVFKDTDTALKENEEIFRKHFATVIPAADNKFSALNSAVWSGGSFIYVPKGVKVDTPLQAYFRINSENMGQFERTLIIADEDSSVHYVEGCTAPVYTTNSLHSAVVEIIVKDNAYCRYTTIQNWAPNVFNLVTKRAVADKGATMEWVDGNIGSKLTMKYPAVIMRGEGAKGTILSIAIAGKGQHQDAGAKVTHLAPNCSSTIVSKSISKQGGKVTYRGICHFGRKSDGSKSKIECDTLIMDNESTSDTIPYNEILNNNITLEHEATVSKVSEDQLFYLMSRGISEEEATEMIVMGFIEPFTKELPMEYAVEMNRLIKFEMEGSIG
- the sufU gene encoding Fe-S cluster assembly sulfur transfer protein SufU, whose amino-acid sequence is MSSRDLDTLYRQVIMDHYKNPRNRGEIEGDALTVNLNNPTCGDRIQVQMEVKDGKVERALFTGEGCSISLASASMMTQAVKGLSVDKALALSTLFSDMMLGKDYDEEEFDLGDIEALSGVTKFPARIKCATLAWKALEKGLDENHSS
- a CDS encoding cysteine desulfurase; translation: MNAKEIKKLFPILDQQVNGNPLVYLDSAATSQKPIQVIEKLDDYYRRYNSNVHRGVHTLGTIATDEYEGAREKVRAFLNADEVAEIVFTRGTTTALNLVAQSYGNDHVSEGDEIVITPMEHHSNIIPWQQLAKRKGAVLKYIPLQADGTIDLVDVEKTITERTKIVSVMHVSNVLGTINPISDIAKIAHKNGAIMAVDGAQSAPHIEVDIKELGCDFFAFSGHKMGGPTGIGALYGRKELLEKMEPIDFGGEMIDFVGLHDSTWKELPWKFEGGTPIIAGAIGFGAAIDFVSDLGFNEIEQHEKELVDYSFERLADLKDLTIFGPKERAGVVTFQLGDVHPHDVATVLDAEGIAVRAGHHCAQPLMKWLNVVATARASYYVYNTKEDIDALANGLVKAKEYFGDVFS
- the sufD gene encoding Fe-S cluster assembly protein SufD; translation: MSVETNAIIGLEELTKRSESKNEPKWLTELRVAALNKMETLELPKPDKTKIHNWDFTTFTQDLGQSKVVTNVDELSSDIREYVDEDASGNSLLVQDNAQTVYQTNAVELAEKGVIFTDMATAVVEHGDLVKKYLLTEAATPDEDKLMAMHTALMEGGVFVYVPKNIHVDVPLQALYAVSAENGGLFNHVLIVAEDNSSVTYVENYAAYGEGAKVVNIVAEVYVGAGARVSFGGVDTLNETATTFVVRRGHVGRDGRIDWALGQMNDGDTIADNTTYLVGDGSYADAKLVTVGTGEQKQNFTTLIKHYGKHSEGYILKHGVMTGRALGIFNGISKIEKAATKSHGEQTERILMLGERARGDANPILLIDEDDVTAGHAASVGRIDPLQMFYLMSRGLSRIEAERLVIHGFLEPVVAQLPVESVRKQMRNVIERKAKR